One stretch of Punica granatum isolate Tunisia-2019 chromosome 5, ASM765513v2, whole genome shotgun sequence DNA includes these proteins:
- the LOC116208558 gene encoding probably inactive leucine-rich repeat receptor-like protein kinase At5g06940, protein MASTCTFPLFLSVTLQLIIITLASTSSSEADILLSFRASVEDPSRSLSTWSSSNSSSSHCSWAGVACSLIPSTSRLSVTSIDLQSFNLSGEISPSICELQSLTELNLAGNLFKQPIPLHLSECSSLQVLNLSNNLIWGPIPEQVSGFRSLRVLDLSRNGVEGKIPESIGLLRTLQVLNLGGNLLSGTVPSSAFGNLTELTVLDLSLNPFLTSEIPSEIWSLKNLEKIFLQSCGFYGVIPDSIVGLQKLTTLDLSENNLTGKLPTLASLKNLASFDVSQNRLSGAFPDGVCAGNGLISLSLHTNFFNGSLLDAIGGCRSLERFQVQNNEFHGDFPSGLWSLPKIKIIRAENNQFSGEIPDLISTASQLEQVQIDNNSFTGKIPQGLGLVKSLYRFSASMNRLLGEIPPNFCDSPVMSILNLSHNALSGEIPELKKCRKLVSLSLADNSLSAGIPESLADLPVLTYLDLSANKLSGPIPQELQNLKLALFNVSFNQLSGRVPALLISGLPASFLEGNPGLCGPGLPNSCSDFGPRRHRDGGLTTLACALISIAFGIGLLIFAAGFLVYRKSSKQKAEKVWHSVFFYPLRITEQDLIAGMNEKSAVRTCGVFGRVYILSLPSGELVAVKILVNFRNQSPKTLKSDIKTLAKIRHKSIAKILGFCHSDDTIFMIYEYLPGGSLGDLIGGPDFELRWSVRLRIAIGVAQGLAYLHKDYVPHLIHRDIKSNNILLDSDCVPKLTDFALDRIVGEAAFQTTVASESASSCYNAPESGYSKRATEQMDVYSFGVVLLELVTGRKAEEEDSADSLDIVKWVRRKINITNGAFTILDSRVSGGSERVMLGALDIALRCTSVMPEKRPSMPEVVKALQSLCSGNSPQPLSLALSSSEGHQLPV, encoded by the exons atgGCTTCTACCTGCACATTCCCATTGTTCCTCTCTGTAACCCTGCAACTGATCATCATTACCTTGGcctccacctcctcctccgAAGCTGACATTCTCCTCTCCTTCAGGGCCTCCGTTGAGGACCCCAGCCGCTCCCTCTCCACCTGGTCCAGCTCcaactcctcctcctcccacTGCAGCTGGGCCGGCGTCGCCTGCTCCCTCATCCCTTCCACTTCCCGTCTCTCCGTCACCTCCATCGACCTCCAAAGCTTCAACCTTTCCGGAGAAATCTCACCCTCCATCTGCGAGCTCCAGAGCCTCACCGAACTCAACCTCGCCGGCAACCTCTTCAAGCAGCCCATTCCTCTGCACCTGTCCGAATGCAGCTCTCTTCAGGTCCTGAACCTCAGCAACAACCTCATCTGGGGCCCGATCCCCGAGCAGGTCTCTGGGTTCCGCTCCCTCAGGGTTCTTGATTTGAGCAGGAATGGAGTCGAGGGCAAAATCCCAGAAAGCATAGGACTGTTGAGGACCCTTCAAGTCCTCAACTTGGGTGGCAACTTGCTCTCCGGTACCGTCCCTTCCTCTGCTTTCGGGAACCTCACTGAGCTCACCGTGCTCGACTTGTCTTTGAACCCATTCCTGACGAGCGAGATCCCCTCCGAGATATGGAGCCTCAAGAACCTCGAGAAGATCTTCCTACAAAGCTGTGGCTTTTATGGTGTAATTCCTGATTCCATTGTCGGGTTGCAGAAACTAACCACTCTTGACCTGTCTGAGAACAACTTGACCGGTAAGCTTCCCACGCTTGCTTCCCTCAAGAACTTGGCCTCCTTCGATGTTTCACAGAACAGGCTCAGTGGGGCTTTCCCGGATGGGGTTTGTGCTGGAAATGGTCTCATAAGCCTCAGCCTCCACACCAACTTCTTCAATGGCTCGCTGCTCGACGCCATCGGAGGGTGCCGAAGCCTTGAGAGGTTCCAAGTTCAGAACAATGAGTTCCATGGCGACTTTCCCAGTGGGCTCTGGTCCTTGCCCAAGATCAAGATCATCCGAGCCGAAAACAACCAGTTCTCGGGGGAGATACCCGACTTGATATCTACGGCTTCTCAGTTGGAGCAGGTTCAGATTGATAACAACAGCTTCACCGGCAAGATCCCTCAGGGTCTCGGCCTAGTCAAGAGCCTTTACCGATTCTCCGCCTCCATGAACCGTCTTCTTGGAGAAATCCCCCCCAACTTCTGTGATTCCCCTGTCATGAGCATCCTAAATCTATCGCATAATGCACTCTCCGGTGAGATCCCGGAATTGAAGAAGTGCCGGAAACTAGTCTCCTTGTCGTTGGCCGACAACAGTCTGTCTGCAGGAATACCGGAATCTCTAGCCGATCTTCCGGTGTTAACTTACCTCGATCTATCAGCTAACAAACTAAGCGGACCGATCCCACAGGAGCTTCAGAATCTGAAGCTCGCCCTCTTCAATGTGTCATTCAACCAGCTCTCCGGCCGAGTTCCAGCGCTCCTAATCTCGGGCCTTCCAGCTTCCTTCCTCGAGGGAAATCCTGGGCTTTGTGGCCCGGGATTACCCAACTCGTGCTCTGATTTCGGGCCCAGGAGACACCGGGATGGTGGTCTAACGACTTTAGCTTGTGCTCTTATCTCTATAGCCTTTGGCATCGGTCTTCTGATATTCGCTGCTGGTTTCTTGGTTTATCGTAAATCTTCCAAGCAAAAAGCGGAAAAGGTTTGGCACTCGGTGTTCTTCTACCCTCTACGGATCACCGAGCAGGACCTGATCGCGGGAATGAATGAAAAAAGTGCTGTTCGAACTTGCGGGGTGTTTGGGAGAGTGTACATTCTAAGTCTACCAAGTGGCGAGCTCGTGGCAGTGAAGATATTGGTGAATTTCCGGAACCAATCTCCGAAGACTCTGAAGTCTGATATCAAGACACTAGCTAAAATAAGGCACAAGAGCATCGCGAAGATCCTCGGCTTCTGCCACTCCGATGACACGATCTTCATGATCTATGAATACTTACCGGGTGGAAGCTTGGGGGACTTGATTGGTGGGCCTGATTTTGAGTTACGATGGAGCGTCAGATTGAGGATCGCAATTGGTGTTGCTCAGGGATTAGCTTACCTGCACAAGGATTATGTGCCACACTTAATTCACCGAGACATCAAGTCAAATAATATCCTTCTTGACTCAGACTGCGTGCCGAAGCTCACAGATTTCGCCCTCGACCGTATTGTGGGAGAAGCTGCATTTCAGACAACCGTGGCCTCGGAATCTGCATCATCCTGTTACAATGCACCAG AGAGTGGATACAGTAAGAGGGCTACTGAGCAAATGGACGTGTACAGCTTCGGGGTCGTGTTACTTGAACTGGTAACCGGCCGTAaagctgaagaagaagattctGCTGATTCCCTTGATATAGTGAAGTGGGTCCGAAGGAAGATCAACATAACCAATGGAGCATTCACAATTCTCGACTCTAGAGTATCGGGTGGCTCAGAGCGAGTGATGCTTGGAGCTCTTGACATTGCACTCCGCTGCACGTCCGTGATGCCGGAGAAACGACCCTCGATGCCTGAAGTCGTGAAGGCCCTCCAGTCCCTTTGTTCCGGCAACAGCCCTCAGCCACTAAGCTTAGCCTTGTCTTCATCAGAAGGGCATCAACTTCCAGTCTGA
- the LOC116206680 gene encoding chaperone protein dnaJ 6, with protein MGRKKKSRVPSDDGEEEEGLQNENHGKLSEEKSLYELLGVEKTATQQEIKKAYHKLALQLHPDKNPDDEEAKEKFQQLQKVISILGDEEKRALYDQTGCVDDADLAGEVVQNLHEYFRAVYKKVTEADIEEFAANYRGSDSEKNDLFDLYKKCKGNMHRLFCSMICSDPKLDSHRFRDMIDEEIAAGKLKETKAYKKWSKQIAEIKPPTDPLRNRGKPKKQQSEDLHAIISQRRSERKDKFESMFSSLVNKYGGGEENSSEMTEEEFEAARKRLESRKSSKKSRKN; from the exons atggggaggaagaagaaatctAGGGTTCCGTCCGATGATggcgaagaagaagaggggcTACAGAACGAGAATCACGGCAAACTTTCGGAGGAGAAGAGCTTGTACGAG CTTCTTGGTGTGGAAAAGACTGCGACTCAGCAGGAAATAAAGAAAGCTTACCATAAATTGGCACTGCAACTCCATCCGGATAAAAACCCCGATGATGAG gaaGCCAAAGAGAAGTTTCAGCAACTGCAAAAGGTTATCTCAATTCTCGGTGATGAAGAGAAGCGAGCCCTATATGATCAGACTGGATGTGTCGATGATGCT GATCTTGCTGGGGAAGTCGTTCAGAATTTGCACGAATATTTCAGAGCTGTGTACAAAAAG GTTACTGAAGCAGATATTGAAGAGTTTGCAGCAAACTACAGGGGATCTGATTCAGAAAAGAATGATTTATTTGATCTCTACAAGAAATGCAAGGGCAACATGCACCG GCTTTTCTGCTCAATGATTTGCTCAGATCCTAAGCTAGATTCTCATCGGTTTAGGGATATGATTGATGAAGAAATAGCGGCAG GAAAACTTAAGGAAACAAAGGCCTACAAGAAGTGGTCGAAGCAAATTGCTGAAATAAAACCGCCTACTGATCCTCTGAGGAATAGGGGGAA GCCAAAGAAACAGCAGTCAGAAGATCTTCATGCGATAATATCCCAGCGGCGGAGTGAGAGGAAGGACAAGTTCGAGTCCATGTTCTCATCCCTTGTGAACAAGTATGGCGGTGGGGAAGAGAATTCTTCTGAAATGACTGAAGAAGAGTTTGAGGCTGCACGGAAGAGGCTCGAGAGCCGAAAGTCCAGCAAGAAATCCCGGAAGAACTAA